The genomic region TGGCTAGGGCCCCTTTACCAGagtatctctgtctctctcatgaTGGTTTCtttagggagaaggagaggggaccTGGGTGAAGACCTGGGATGATTTTGAGTGGGCCAAACCATTAGGCTGTACCTCGAAGAAGCTCATCGTCTCCATGGATTGCTCTACTGCATGTGTCCACCAAGGCACTTCTCTATACTCTGTCTGCCAAGGGAATGGGGTATTTTCACTCTCACAGAAAGCAGTGGCCTAAGTCTTGGTCCCCACTGAAGCAGTGTGGCTCTCCATAGCATGTTTGGTGGTTATGGATTGAGTGTGTGGCCAGCTTGTGCTTTTCCTCGAGCAGGGACCGTGTGCATGTCCCATGCTCACACCATGCTCTCTAAGTTCTCTTTGGACAGGGCCTCAGCCTCTGCCTCGGCCTGAGTCTCCGATGGTGTGTAGGAGTCCTGGTAATCCTGAAGCAGTTTCACCACCTCCAGGTGGTTGAACTGCACAGCATCATCCAGGGGAATGTTGCCCCACCTAAAAGGAACGAAGACCGTGATCGGGCAAAGAAGACATCCCCAGTGCTATGGTTATATACATGACTGTGGTGGCGGGAGGGTGGTGGTAGAGAAGCTGCTGCCCAAGCCCCACCCCCTTTTAGCTTAATCTTACTTACCTGTCCTTGACAAAAGGATTCACTTTGCAAGCTTCAATCAGGAATTTAACAACTTCGATGTGTCCTAGGAATATGAGCAGAAGGAACATGAGATGGTACAGATCCTCAACCTTTTGGTGTTAACATTAGTACAGACCTTGGCAGGTAGAGTCTGAAccaagagggaagggggaaaggccTCTTCCCATTTTGCTCCCTGTGGCACCCAATAATAGTTGGCCTGCAAACTGCAGGGCATCTGGACAAAACTAGTTGCAGCCCCTGTAACCTTAAGGGCATATACAACAGGGAGTACTCTTGGTAGAAAGGAAAGggtcttgggggtgcctggctggcttagtcggtagagcatgcaactcttaatctcagggttgtgagttcgagtcccacgttgggagtagagtttacttaaaaaaaaaaaagcataaaatattttaaaaaaggaaaaagaaagggtcTTAAGATCTGTTTCCCCTTTTATTTAACCTTCAGATACCTTCAGCTGCAGCAACATGCAGGGCTGTGCGGGAGTCATAGTCTTTCTGTTCCATGTCCATGGCTGACAAGGCAAACCTGAGGGTAGTGGAAAGCAGCTGGAGTTACCCAGATCAGCCTAGAATCACTGGTGTCTTTTCTGAAGTGGGGTTCCAGACTGGATGGgttccagaaaaaggaaaacagcttGCTAAGATGTGTAGACCCTGCATAATCATGTTCTATACCCAGATGAGACTGTTACTCCCAAATCAGACAGGGGTGTGATGCTTCCAGAAACATCACCGCCTACCCGTGGTAGGTGCCCAGTACATGTTTGTTGATGTTGGTGATCTACTTGAGGCAGGGTCCTTACTTACCTCCTAGGACTCTGCTCTTAACACCCCGGTTAATCATAACATGGCTGCCATTATTTAAATTCTTATCACAAGGCAGTCACTGTGcttaaaataatctcatttaaatgCACTCTGTATCCATTCTATCTGGCTCTAAAGCTGAAGCACTTAACTATTTTGCTGTGTTGACTCCTAATGAGATCTCTGACCAGGAGGATTTTACTGTGTTTATTTGGTACCTTCGAAGGGCTGAGACATCTCCACTATAGGCAGCAAATAACAGGTTCACCACAGTCTTGTTCTGGAAAACAAATACCCACCTGAGATTAACTGTGACTTTGAGCTCACCCAtgcccagctctgccctgtgACCCTTCTCCAAAGATGCTTAGCCAAGGGTATTGCTAAAGCATTAATGGAATGTTCTattctgaaatattcttttttttttttttttcctattctgaaaTATTCTTACAAGCCACCTGGGGTTTTCCTTACCCGAACTTCTCCCCCTTCACGCCGTGGGTCTAACTTGCGAGCACAGTGCCTCAGGTTGTCGTAGTTGTGGAAATTGAAGAGAGACACCAACTTCTAGAATTGTAAACCAAAGAGATTGTTTACTTACTCTCTGTACTTAGTAGGAGCTCAAAGTtgtttcatttactcatttaaaaccATTAAGACCTTTATGCAAAGTAACTCACCTGGCAGAAGCTGATGCCCCTATGGCTGTTCCCTAGTTTGTCCAGTGGAGGTGACAGACACATCATTCCCATTACATTGGGTACCACTAGGAGGATGGCTCCTGACACAGCTGACTTGGCCGGCAGGCCCACCTTGGTGATAAAGTTGAGACTGAGGATGAGATAGAGGTGCCCTCAAGTCTAGATTAATAAGTTAGTCTATCCCAAATGACTGCACAGGCAAAGTCATGTCCATCTCAACCTCCTGGCTTGTTACTTAGCTTCTTTTCTTACTCCTCTCCTGTCCTGTCCCCCTTAAACTCATGGCTTAGGTAAGTAATACTTGTTGAGGGTCTATGCTGTGCCTGATGCTGCCCTAGAACTAGGACGGTCTCTTTTGACTTCATCCCGGTGGTAGGAGATAGATGATCAAGAGACAAAAAGAATCACAGCTTATGAGAAAACATGGGAGGAAAGAAGCAGGGTGCTGTGACAGAGAATGCAGTGGGAGGGGGGGCCTACCGGAGGCAGGATGGTAGTaaagcctctctgaggaagtgacctCTACACTGAGGCCTAGAGGAGAAGCGCCAGGAACATGAAGGGTGGCAGAAGTGGGGTTCAGAAGCTGCAACATCACGTATTGATGTGTTTGAGGGACGCAGTGTGTTTGACAAACTCCCCGAAGGACTCTCAGCCTAACTGCCTGGCTGGAAGTTAGTGAcggggaggcaggaagaagccTGTCCTCACTTTTTGGCTCTGGACCAGTGGCAAACGGATGGCAGGGCCAGAAGCACTCACATGGAAGGCAAACTGGCCTGAGAAGTCGTACATGCCGCAGGAGTGCATGAGGCTGAGGGTGTTGCGCACTGCTTCAGCGCTCAGTACACTCTCTCCTGTGATGGGGCAGATCCCGCCGTTCGCCAGGGTGGCTGCCATGACACTGCCTGACTCACAGGTCACCTCCACGGAGCACAGCTATGGAGACAAGGCAGAAGTGAGGGTGCAGTGTGGATCATGAGCACTGTGTTCTTGGGAGCAGAGCCACGTTCTTGGCATCTTGATCTTTCAAGAAGTTCCCCTGGTGTTTCTGAAGGACACCAGAACCCCTGGAGAGGAGCATCCCTCTTGTGGATCAGAGCAAGGATGGCAGTCTGTCCTGTTCCCTTGGCCCTGAGCTGAACAGCAGTGTTTGCTCACCTGGAAATAGAGATCAAGAGCAGCCATCATGTCTACCCCCTTAGGAAAGCACTGtaaggaagaagaagggagagcATTTCTTTTCAGACCATCAGCAGACCCTGTCACACTGCCAGGATCTCAACCGAAGTCCCCATCCCCATGTGCCCTTCTACCAGCTGCAGAATTCCCAGGGACTTTCTCTACCAGCCTTTCCCAGTTACCTTCTTTTCCTTTAGATAATAGCCGATGGCATAATTCCGATcccctgtttccttctctgactGGAATCTGAAGCAAACACCCAATTTAGTACTTGACATTTGAGGGGTGGGTttaaggagaaggggaaaaaatacctTCCCTAAGAGAGACAGAACTAGATCACACATGTCAAACTGACTTCTCACGGTAATCCTGGAGGAAACTTCTGACCCTGAGCAAGCACTGGCCATAGCTTTATTGTGAAGTGTAAAAAAGAAACCCCCAAACCCCAAATTGTCTAGTCATCTAGTTTGGAAAAACTGATGAGGTTTTTGGCTTTGAGAGGCTTGGCAAGAAAGGGCTTAGGGATAAAGCCTCATACTGCCTCTCTAAGTACTaaatagaaatggaacaaattcTTTTACAAAGTAAACAAATGTCAATGAATGGGTTCAGAGGAAGCTGGGTGGCCAAAACTCCCCTGCATTTCTTCCTCTTAAGATTCTATCATCCCCCTTCTCTATCGCACATGCACTTATCCCACAATGTATTCAGCCAGTCCTGCAAACGGGGCCTTACGTGGCATTGCTGAAACCCATGTATTCATTCCCAGCCATTTTGTTCAGATACTGTAACACCTAAAAGAGAAAAAGCGGCATGAAAGGCATCACGTGGGTGAGGACCCCTCCTCAACACATACTAGCCTGACTAACCCTTCTGAACTCCTAAGTCCTTATCCCAGCAGGAGGCTTTCCCTCTGAGGCCACGGATTCCCACGCCTCTGGAAATAAGGCTTCTAGTATGGGCTGGTGCACTATCAAAGTGGGGTTAGAGCCAGGCACTGGGGCAGTTGGAGGGGACAACATGCCGTGGAGAAAAGCAGCCAGGGGCTGAGTAGCAAGGGAACTTACAAAATCAAACTTCTCTGCTTTGTTACAGtccatctgcaaagagagaaagaaaaagagagggagggagagagagagagagagagatatcagcATTCCAAGCCTAGGATGATGACAGGGAAGTGTCAGGAGGACCTAGTGGAgtttaatgtcttttttctttttttaaagattttatttatttgacagagagagacacagcgagagagggaacacaagcagggggagcgggagagggagaagcaggcttcccgcagagcagggagcccgatgcggggctcgatcccaggactctgggatcatgacctgagccgaaggcagacggttaatgactgagccacccaggtgcccctggagtttAATGTCTTATACTGGTTTTGCTACTgggaatattttacattttacaatgactttttttttttttacaactgagattttttttttttgtatgcctGCATATCTAGTGATCTTAAAAACCAAaccatttagattttattatcaAGTAATGAGTACAGATAACTTCACCCCATCCATGAGTCTTACCCATCTGAGTCTCACTTCCAATTCCATTCTCAATCCCAGACCTCATCCCTGACTCTCACTTCCATTCTCCTGATTCCAGTCCTGTCCCCAAGCCCCACTCCTATTCCTGATCCCCATCCTCATCCCTTACAGCCCAGGCTGGAGCCATACTCTATCATATCCCTGACTCCTAGAGCCATCTCCAACTGGACTGACAGGAATGGGATGAGAGGTGTGTTGCATATAATATTGTTATATCAatgagcgtctgggtggctcagatggttaagtgtctgccttcggctcaggacatgatctcagggtcctgggatcgagtcccgcatcgggctccctgctccttgggagcctgcttctccctctgcctctctctctctctctctgtctctaatgaataaataaataaaatctttaaaaaatatattgttatatcAATATATTGATAACTGAAGTAAAGCTGAAGATTTTAGCTGAGAGTCGGGTCCAGTAAGTCCTGCTTAGATGGGAATAGGATGAGGCAGGTGCAGGTTACAGGGCTGTAGACAGAGCTATCCCAGGGCAAGGGGAGAGCCTGAGCCTggtctcccaccccacccccaccacaccccatTGCTTCCTACACATGTCAACCATAGTGTCAACACCATAGGGACTCTGACACCTGAGTCCCTTGGGGGAGGGTTCCTAACACCACCTTCCTCAGGAGGGGTTGTGATTGGCTCTGGAGTGTTGCTGCCCACACTGTTCTCAGGTTCTTGCTCAAGCCCTGGGAGACCTACAGCTGACAGGCCAGCCTGATACCCTTGCTCAAGGCCAACTCACAGTTTCAGGTGACGTGAATAGCTGCCCTGGCCTGGCCATTCacccttctttctgtttctctcaccCAGAAGTGGCCAATCAGTGCCCAATAGTCCTGTCCTCCCCCTGTATCTGGCATGTGGCCCTTGGTCCTAGGCAGGGGTCAAGACCTGCTCACTTCTCTAAGGGCCAGGAAGCTCTGTGCTCCAGACTcatgggtgggggcagaggtaCAGTTCCTTTTACTCACATCTTCAACATAGGTGGGTCCTTGCTGTGCCCTCACTGCCTCCTGGGGACCCTCAAGTCAACCCCCTGAAGAGCTGGGTAGATATGAGGAATATAGGAACAAGGGAGTTTAGAGAACAGTACCTACCATAAGGCTAGGATGGCACTGACCTTGATCAGGGAGCTCACGACAATGGCACCAGCATTGACCATGGGGTTATGGGGGATTCCTGGGGAAATACAAACCACCCAGTCTTATTAGCTGCTGCGCAAAGCCTCCTTTACAGTCCACCCACTCTGCAGGCTAGACAAGAAGGATTTCTTTGCCGGGGAGGATGAAATGACAGAGCTAATCAGGAAGGTCAGGGAAATAAACAGGGCGGCAGGGATAGGTGg from Halichoerus grypus chromosome 6, mHalGry1.hap1.1, whole genome shotgun sequence harbors:
- the GLS2 gene encoding glutaminase liver isoform, mitochondrial isoform X2, encoding MPFPLDLGLWVRRARAVTCRLPGRAFGQVGPRDGACPSDSSESGMLSRLGDLLFYTIAEGQERIPIHKFTTALKATGLQTSDPRLRDCMSQMRRMVRESSSGGLLDRDLFQKCVSSNIVLLTQAFRKKFVIPDFEEFTSHVDRIFEDAKELTGGKVAAYIPHLAKSNPDLWGVSLCTVDGQRHSVGHTKIPFCLQSCVKPLTYAISISTLGTDYVHKFVGKEPSGLRYNKLSLNEEGIPHNPMVNAGAIVVSSLIKMDCNKAEKFDFVLQYLNKMAGNEYMGFSNATFQSEKETGDRNYAIGYYLKEKKCFPKGVDMMAALDLYFQLCSVEVTCESGSVMAATLANGGICPITGESVLSAEAVRNTLSLMHSCGMYDFSGQFAFHVGLPAKSAVSGAILLVVPNVMGMMCLSPPLDKLGNSHRGISFCQKLVSLFNFHNYDNLRHCARKLDPRREGGEVRNKTVVNLLFAAYSGDVSALRRFALSAMDMEQKDYDSRTALHVAAAEGHIEVVKFLIEACKVNPFVKDRWGNIPLDDAVQFNHLEVVKLLQDYQDSYTPSETQAEAEAEALSKENLESMV
- the GLS2 gene encoding glutaminase liver isoform, mitochondrial isoform X4, with protein sequence MVNAGAIVVSSLIKMDCNKAEKFDFVLQYLNKMAGNEYMGFSNATFQSEKETGDRNYAIGYYLKEKKCFPKGVDMMAALDLYFQLCSVEVTCESGSVMAATLANGGICPITGESVLSAEAVRNTLSLMHSCGMYDFSGQFAFHVGLPAKSAVSGAILLVVPNVMGMMCLSPPLDKLGNSHRGISFCQKLVSLFNFHNYDNLRHCARKLDPRREGGEVRNKTVVNLLFAAYSGDVSALRRFALSAMDMEQKDYDSRTALHVAAAEGHIEVVKFLIEACKVNPFVKDRWGNIPLDDAVQFNHLEVVKLLQDYQDSYTPSETQAEAEAEALSKENLESMV
- the GLS2 gene encoding glutaminase liver isoform, mitochondrial isoform X3, translating into MLSRLGDLLFYTIAEGQERIPIHKFTTALKATGLQTSDPRLRDCMSQMRRMVRESSSGGLLDRDLFQKCVSSNIVLLTQAFRKKFVIPDFEEFTSHVDRIFEDAKELTGGKVAAYIPHLAKSNPDLWGVSLCTVDGQRHSVGHTKIPFCLQSCVKPLTYAISISTLGTDYVHKFVGKEPSGLRYNKLSLNEEGIPHNPMVNAGAIVVSSLIKMDCNKAEKFDFVLQYLNKMAGNEYMGFSNATFQSEKETGDRNYAIGYYLKEKKCFPKGVDMMAALDLYFQLCSVEVTCESGSVMAATLANGGICPITGESVLSAEAVRNTLSLMHSCGMYDFSGQFAFHVGLPAKSAVSGAILLVVPNVMGMMCLSPPLDKLGNSHRGISFCQKLVSLFNFHNYDNLRHCARKLDPRREGGEVRNKTVVNLLFAAYSGDVSALRRFALSAMDMEQKDYDSRTALHVAAAEGHIEVVKFLIEACKVNPFVKDRWGNIPLDDAVQFNHLEVVKLLQDYQDSYTPSETQAEAEAEALSKENLESMV
- the GLS2 gene encoding glutaminase liver isoform, mitochondrial isoform X1 — protein: MRSMRALQNALSGAGSHCWLGGWGHLSRSPLLGGGVRHHLSEAAALGRETPHSHQPQHQDHDSSESGMLSRLGDLLFYTIAEGQERIPIHKFTTALKATGLQTSDPRLRDCMSQMRRMVRESSSGGLLDRDLFQKCVSSNIVLLTQAFRKKFVIPDFEEFTSHVDRIFEDAKELTGGKVAAYIPHLAKSNPDLWGVSLCTVDGQRHSVGHTKIPFCLQSCVKPLTYAISISTLGTDYVHKFVGKEPSGLRYNKLSLNEEGIPHNPMVNAGAIVVSSLIKMDCNKAEKFDFVLQYLNKMAGNEYMGFSNATFQSEKETGDRNYAIGYYLKEKKCFPKGVDMMAALDLYFQLCSVEVTCESGSVMAATLANGGICPITGESVLSAEAVRNTLSLMHSCGMYDFSGQFAFHVGLPAKSAVSGAILLVVPNVMGMMCLSPPLDKLGNSHRGISFCQKLVSLFNFHNYDNLRHCARKLDPRREGGEVRNKTVVNLLFAAYSGDVSALRRFALSAMDMEQKDYDSRTALHVAAAEGHIEVVKFLIEACKVNPFVKDRWGNIPLDDAVQFNHLEVVKLLQDYQDSYTPSETQAEAEAEALSKENLESMV